Proteins from a single region of Phycisphaerae bacterium:
- a CDS encoding tagaturonate epimerase family protein encodes MNAISRLLDGEPLSVTLQEQAAGELGGTCGFAVYPASVESTGTIVVALGKEGRSRRLILACRRGKLGAFGSLSPEHRRSAGDVQVTVVSAGPDAASALREAVPWTSPRLCGPATSVGLGDRLGLATPGHLLAVQDQGCVPFPAQQSIREMTRTQRTPQEVMDDAVWGVFQAGWRGGFGSDADHLKTTADIDATAAAGFTMFTIDPGEHVCSEADTMSAAAASMAANALPWADLETSEEDLRRRYLNRRFPLVGRGDVRFTEETLLRAAVKYGRAIAHTAAMYRHLVARLGIGRFELEVSVDETDAPTSEAEHYLVAAELKRLGVRWVSLAPRFIGAFEKGVDYRGDLKAFEQSYAAHAAIARTLGPYKLSLHSGSDKFSVYPIAARLSEGLIHLKTAGTSYLEALRVIARVNSDLFRRIVSFALERFDADKASYHISARIERVPRPDDLKDAELECLLDSDDGRQLLHVTYGSVLTAANPDGSHRFRQEVRETLIDHEKEHYAVLAGHIRRHVVPFGWGRGAQGAGRGR; translated from the coding sequence ATGAACGCAATCAGCCGACTGCTGGATGGTGAGCCGCTTTCTGTCACACTTCAGGAGCAGGCAGCAGGCGAACTCGGAGGAACCTGCGGGTTTGCGGTTTACCCGGCGTCGGTAGAGTCAACCGGAACCATCGTTGTGGCCCTCGGCAAGGAGGGGCGCTCGCGCCGATTGATACTGGCCTGCAGGAGAGGCAAGCTCGGAGCCTTCGGCTCGTTGTCTCCCGAACACAGGAGGAGTGCGGGAGACGTGCAGGTGACGGTCGTGTCGGCCGGCCCCGATGCGGCGTCTGCGTTGCGGGAGGCGGTTCCCTGGACCTCGCCGCGGCTGTGCGGCCCGGCAACATCGGTCGGTCTCGGCGACCGGCTTGGATTGGCGACGCCCGGCCACCTCCTGGCGGTGCAGGACCAGGGTTGTGTACCTTTTCCGGCACAGCAGTCCATTCGCGAGATGACCCGCACGCAAAGAACGCCGCAGGAGGTCATGGACGACGCGGTCTGGGGAGTTTTTCAGGCCGGCTGGAGAGGAGGTTTCGGGAGTGATGCGGACCATCTCAAAACGACTGCGGATATCGACGCGACCGCGGCAGCGGGTTTCACGATGTTCACGATCGATCCCGGCGAGCATGTCTGCAGCGAAGCCGATACGATGTCCGCGGCCGCCGCTTCAATGGCCGCGAACGCCCTCCCCTGGGCCGACCTGGAGACCAGCGAGGAAGACCTGCGACGGCGGTACCTCAACCGGCGATTTCCCCTGGTGGGTCGAGGTGACGTTCGTTTCACCGAGGAAACGTTGTTGCGTGCGGCCGTGAAATATGGCCGTGCGATCGCGCACACGGCTGCGATGTACCGGCATCTGGTTGCCAGACTTGGGATCGGCCGGTTCGAGCTGGAGGTGTCCGTCGACGAGACGGATGCACCGACATCGGAAGCGGAACACTATCTGGTGGCGGCGGAGCTCAAGCGACTTGGCGTCCGGTGGGTGAGTCTGGCGCCCCGATTCATCGGGGCTTTCGAGAAAGGCGTCGATTACAGGGGTGATTTGAAGGCTTTTGAGCAGTCATACGCGGCGCATGCGGCTATCGCCCGGACGCTTGGGCCCTACAAGCTCAGCCTGCACTCGGGAAGCGACAAGTTTTCGGTGTATCCGATCGCCGCGAGGCTCTCCGAGGGCTTGATCCATCTCAAGACCGCCGGTACGAGCTATCTCGAGGCTCTTCGAGTCATCGCCAGAGTGAACTCCGACCTTTTCAGGCGGATTGTGAGCTTCGCTCTCGAACGTTTTGATGCCGACAAGGCCAGCTACCATATCTCGGCTCGCATCGAACGGGTGCCTCGCCCTGACGATCTGAAGGATGCGGAACTCGAATGCCTCCTCGACTCCGACGACGGGCGGCAACTGCTGCATGTCACGTATGGGTCGGTGTTGACCGCCGCCAACCCGGACGGCAGTCACCGTTTTCGCCAGGAGGTTCGCGAGACGCTGATCGATCACGAAAAGGAGCACTATGCGGTCCTAGCGGGGCACATACGAAGGCACGTGGTGCCATTCGGCTGGGGACGGGGGGCGCAAGGCGCGGGGCGGGGGAGGTGA
- a CDS encoding class I SAM-dependent methyltransferase — translation MPMTQQAAPDIPRCADEVRTVLEMMGDMRAYHRWLFDTAQPYLRGRVCEVGGGTGNITQYLIGYEDVVVIEPEPLSRRLLEERFAGFSNVTIVGLPLERCPCEHVVPGSFDSLLSVNVLEHIEDHLAAVRKMTTLVRPQGLVIAIVPALNALLGELDHAAGHYRRYSRGSLTRLFEQAGLTVVRARYFNAIGALGWWVNSRIRGCSRMSQAYYQKCERAVPLVRFFDHLCPIPLGQSLLIVGQRP, via the coding sequence ATGCCAATGACACAGCAAGCGGCGCCTGACATTCCGCGTTGCGCCGACGAAGTCCGGACCGTCCTTGAGATGATGGGCGACATGCGCGCTTATCACCGATGGTTGTTCGACACCGCACAGCCATACCTTCGGGGGCGCGTTTGCGAGGTTGGCGGCGGAACCGGCAACATCACACAGTATCTGATCGGATATGAAGACGTGGTAGTGATCGAGCCGGAGCCACTGAGTCGTCGTCTGCTTGAAGAGCGTTTCGCCGGCTTTTCGAACGTGACCATCGTCGGATTGCCCCTGGAGCGCTGTCCCTGCGAGCACGTCGTCCCCGGCTCGTTTGACTCACTGTTGTCGGTCAATGTGCTGGAGCACATCGAGGATCATCTCGCGGCGGTACGGAAGATGACGACCCTTGTTCGTCCGCAAGGATTGGTGATCGCGATCGTCCCGGCCTTGAATGCTCTTCTGGGCGAACTGGACCATGCGGCAGGCCACTACCGCCGTTACTCGCGGGGGTCGCTGACGCGCCTCTTCGAGCAAGCCGGCCTCACCGTCGTGCGAGCACGATACTTCAACGCAATCGGAGCTCTCGGCTGGTGGGTCAACAGCCGTATTCGGGGATGCTCTCGAATGTCGCAGGCGTACTACCAGAAATGCGAACGAGCCGTGCCCCTGGTGAGGTTCTTCGACCACCTGTGCCCCATACCGCTCGGACAATCGCTGCTCATTGTGGGACAGCGTCCTTGA
- a CDS encoding AGE family epimerase/isomerase, whose amino-acid sequence MIDFVQLRDLYKATLLDDVIPFWMHHAIDPNGGINTCIQDDGTLLSRDRWGWSQWRAVWVFSKLYNAIEQRMEWLRTAEGICSFLSKQGPLEDGHWPLLMDGDGQVRRGFESIYTDGFAIYGLVELWRANRKQSCLDLAMSTFAATEKTLGSNDPPPAWPYPIPPGRINHGISMLFSIAYHELADATGDPSVKAASLRHHRLVMETFLRPARGLILEWLDMAGNEIAPPEGTVVLPGHAIESMWMQLHIALETGESTIIERAVEAVRRHLEIGWDAEYGGLFLAVDADGRSDVAWRFPEAKLWWPHTEALYATLLAYEISRQDWCLEWYQRLHDYSFSHFPVKPHGEWTQKLDRRGHPITDVVALPVKDPFHLPRALIYGMETLNRLSSA is encoded by the coding sequence ATGATCGACTTCGTTCAACTGCGTGATCTGTATAAGGCGACCCTGCTTGATGATGTGATCCCGTTCTGGATGCACCATGCGATTGACCCCAATGGCGGCATCAACACGTGCATCCAGGATGATGGCACCCTGCTCAGCCGTGATCGTTGGGGATGGTCGCAGTGGCGGGCGGTGTGGGTGTTCAGCAAGCTGTACAACGCCATTGAACAAAGGATGGAGTGGCTGAGGACGGCTGAGGGAATCTGCTCATTCCTTTCGAAACAAGGCCCGCTGGAGGATGGGCATTGGCCGCTGCTGATGGATGGCGACGGGCAAGTCCGGCGGGGGTTCGAGAGCATCTACACTGACGGCTTTGCCATATATGGGCTCGTCGAGCTTTGGCGGGCAAACCGCAAGCAGTCCTGCCTGGACCTGGCGATGTCAACCTTTGCCGCCACCGAGAAGACCCTCGGTAGTAACGATCCGCCTCCGGCGTGGCCATACCCGATCCCGCCCGGACGTATCAACCACGGCATCAGCATGCTGTTTTCCATTGCCTACCATGAACTGGCGGACGCGACGGGCGACCCGTCGGTCAAGGCTGCCAGTCTACGCCACCACAGACTCGTTATGGAAACCTTCCTTCGACCCGCGCGGGGACTGATTCTGGAGTGGTTGGACATGGCCGGCAACGAAATCGCCCCTCCCGAAGGTACCGTGGTTCTGCCCGGTCATGCGATTGAGTCGATGTGGATGCAGCTCCACATCGCCCTGGAAACCGGTGAATCGACCATCATCGAGCGGGCGGTCGAGGCCGTTCGCCGCCATCTTGAAATCGGGTGGGACGCTGAGTACGGCGGCCTGTTCCTGGCAGTCGACGCCGATGGTCGTTCGGACGTCGCCTGGCGGTTTCCGGAGGCCAAGCTGTGGTGGCCTCACACCGAAGCCCTCTACGCGACCCTGTTGGCGTACGAGATTTCGCGGCAGGACTGGTGTCTCGAATGGTACCAGAGACTTCACGACTATAGCTTCAGCCATTTTCCCGTGAAGCCTCACGGTGAATGGACTCAGAAACTCGATCGCCGGGGCCACCCGATCACGGATGTCGTCGCCCTGCCGGTCAAGGATCCGTTCCACCTGCCCCGAGCGCTCATTTACGGAATGGAGACACTGAATCGCCTGTCGAGCGCATGA
- a CDS encoding methyltransferase domain-containing protein → MTTCAHAGPDSLLLRLTGAVHRRCAHSRRVRVLAEVLSGLGITAGRWLDIGCGDGQLAQAIMTAHRGVEIVGVDIQPRCDAVIPVERIDGRRLDYPDGFFDGAILVDVLHHTDDPAAILTEAVRVSRTIIIKDHLCRGTVDRLTLSFMDWFGNAPSGVNCPGHYLSTEQWIALFRQTRLHLDVLCTKLGLYPAAFNFLFERGLHFAARLTRVDCRPGLESKRFAIIERHGNQQQEGQYCLPSRITG, encoded by the coding sequence ATGACCACGTGCGCACACGCCGGACCTGATTCGTTGCTTTTGAGGCTGACCGGGGCCGTTCATCGGCGATGCGCCCATTCGCGGCGAGTTCGAGTCCTCGCCGAGGTCCTATCCGGACTCGGCATCACAGCCGGCCGATGGCTGGATATCGGCTGCGGCGACGGGCAACTGGCCCAGGCGATCATGACGGCCCATCGGGGCGTGGAGATCGTGGGCGTGGATATCCAACCGCGCTGCGACGCGGTCATTCCGGTCGAGAGGATTGACGGCAGACGGCTCGACTATCCGGACGGATTCTTCGACGGCGCCATTCTCGTCGATGTGCTGCATCACACGGATGACCCGGCTGCGATCCTGACCGAAGCCGTCCGCGTCAGCCGCACGATCATCATCAAGGACCATCTTTGTCGTGGCACCGTGGACCGGCTGACTCTGTCTTTCATGGATTGGTTCGGAAACGCCCCATCAGGGGTCAATTGCCCGGGCCACTACTTGAGCACGGAACAATGGATCGCCCTTTTCCGCCAGACACGGCTACACCTCGATGTGCTCTGCACCAAGCTGGGCCTCTATCCGGCGGCGTTCAACTTTCTTTTTGAACGGGGCTTGCACTTCGCGGCCCGTCTGACACGCGTTGACTGCCGACCGGGCCTCGAATCAAAACGGTTCGCGATCATCGAGCGGCATGGAAATCAGCAACAGGAAGGGCAGTATTGCCTGCCGAGCCGGATTACAGGTTGA
- the rsfS gene encoding ribosome silencing factor — MSKAKTRTAKPKNKALAFAKEAARIASDNHTEDIVILDLRGLSSVADFFVIGTGTSDRQMRATCDDIEEYARTIGEKPYSVSGYDTATWLLADYVDVVIHLFDAEKRKYYDLELLWGDAPRVNWE; from the coding sequence TGAGTAAAGCCAAGACCAGGACGGCAAAGCCGAAGAACAAGGCGCTGGCCTTTGCGAAGGAGGCAGCCCGTATTGCCTCGGACAACCACACCGAGGACATTGTGATTCTGGACCTGAGAGGGCTGTCTTCGGTTGCGGATTTCTTTGTCATCGGTACCGGCACCTCGGACCGCCAGATGCGGGCGACCTGCGACGATATTGAAGAATATGCGAGGACGATCGGAGAGAAGCCGTATAGTGTCAGCGGCTACGACACGGCCACGTGGCTTCTTGCGGACTATGTGGATGTCGTCATCCATCTTTTCGACGCCGAGAAGCGGAAGTACTACGACCTCGAGCTTCTTTGGGGCGATGCCCCGCGAGTGAACTGGGAATAG
- a CDS encoding NADH-quinone oxidoreductase subunit C: MAPEEIADILQATFGDAVGVTEVRSGHPSVSVAAHRWHEIALFLRDDDRLRLNMLRCVSGVDLPEQNQIEIIYDLTSLRPPRVVGSYWTGDNEIAIRVRVPREGGRIPSAADVWPAADWHEREVFDMLGVRFDGHPSLREIMRPEDWKDHTLRKDTAFPEG, translated from the coding sequence ATGGCACCCGAAGAGATTGCGGACATCCTGCAGGCAACGTTTGGAGACGCAGTGGGTGTGACTGAGGTGAGAAGCGGCCATCCGTCGGTCAGTGTGGCGGCGCACCGATGGCATGAGATCGCACTGTTCTTGCGCGATGACGATCGGTTACGCCTCAACATGCTGCGATGCGTCAGCGGTGTTGATCTACCTGAGCAGAATCAGATTGAGATTATCTACGACCTGACGTCGCTTCGACCACCGCGAGTCGTGGGATCATACTGGACGGGCGACAACGAGATTGCCATCCGGGTCAGGGTTCCGCGGGAAGGCGGCCGTATACCTTCGGCCGCCGACGTCTGGCCGGCGGCGGACTGGCACGAGCGCGAAGTCTTCGACATGTTGGGGGTCAGGTTCGACGGGCACCCGAGCCTGCGGGAGATTATGCGACCGGAGGATTGGAAGGACCATACGCTGCGAAAGGACACCGCGTTTCCAGAGGGCTGA
- a CDS encoding glycosyltransferase family 2 protein: MKLSIVIPAYNEEAAIGRTLERCLEAIEIIKAKSPIDAVELIVVSDGSIDQTAAIAKSFENVRVIEFESNRGYGAAIKAGFEAANGDLLGFLDADGTCDPVQFAPLCRALVARNADVAIGARMGRDSRMPLVRMIGNRFYAFLLGVLACKPITDTASGMRVVRASSLGDLYPLPDGMHFTPAMSARILMDDELKLVEVPMPYEERVGQSKLRLLRDGLRFALTIIDAALVARPTRVILPVLAFLLLLVCAMTVRPLHEYVMTGTIQNWMIYRAVTALLIVTVGMLLLSAAVIADEIITIALKRPPRKSRLQILIARVFQTPFVAGLGTFSLGSSLLLTRDGLWDYIVTGHVYIHWWRVMVSAALLIMAASAATTWLLMRIMSLLKKRQTAQPSAIVSAEPVEAWQAKQLALEMD; encoded by the coding sequence ATGAAACTCAGCATCGTCATCCCCGCCTACAACGAAGAGGCGGCGATCGGGCGGACTCTCGAGAGATGTCTGGAGGCCATTGAGATCATCAAGGCCAAAAGCCCGATCGACGCCGTTGAACTCATCGTCGTCAGCGACGGATCAATCGATCAGACGGCCGCGATAGCCAAGTCATTCGAGAACGTGCGCGTCATCGAGTTTGAATCCAATCGCGGATACGGGGCGGCGATCAAGGCCGGCTTCGAGGCGGCAAACGGTGATCTGCTCGGTTTCCTGGACGCCGACGGCACCTGTGATCCGGTGCAGTTTGCTCCCCTTTGCCGAGCATTAGTCGCGAGGAACGCAGACGTTGCCATTGGCGCCCGCATGGGCCGCGATTCGCGGATGCCGCTGGTTCGCATGATCGGCAATCGCTTCTACGCTTTTCTGCTCGGGGTTCTGGCATGCAAGCCGATCACCGACACGGCCAGCGGGATGCGAGTCGTTCGGGCCTCCTCGCTAGGCGACTTGTACCCCTTGCCCGACGGCATGCATTTCACTCCGGCGATGAGCGCCCGGATCCTCATGGATGACGAACTGAAGCTCGTTGAGGTGCCGATGCCCTATGAGGAGCGCGTGGGGCAATCGAAGCTGCGACTATTGCGGGACGGCCTGCGGTTCGCGCTCACCATCATCGACGCCGCGCTCGTGGCCCGTCCAACACGTGTGATTCTTCCGGTTCTGGCGTTCCTCCTGCTATTGGTCTGCGCGATGACGGTTCGCCCCTTGCACGAATACGTCATGACGGGAACCATACAGAACTGGATGATCTACCGGGCGGTAACGGCCCTGCTCATTGTCACCGTCGGCATGCTGCTACTGAGCGCCGCGGTCATCGCCGATGAAATCATCACCATCGCCCTGAAGCGGCCGCCGAGGAAGTCGCGATTGCAGATTCTGATTGCCCGCGTTTTTCAGACGCCCTTTGTAGCCGGGCTAGGCACCTTCAGCCTCGGATCCTCGCTGCTCCTGACCCGCGACGGCCTCTGGGACTACATCGTGACGGGGCACGTGTACATTCATTGGTGGCGGGTCATGGTTTCAGCAGCACTGCTGATCATGGCAGCCAGCGCGGCGACAACCTGGCTCCTGATGCGGATCATGTCGCTGTTGAAGAAGCGACAAACGGCGCAACCGTCGGCCATTGTCTCAGCCGAACCGGTTGAGGCATGGCAGGCCAAGCAACTCGCGCTGGAGATGGATTGA